One stretch of Flavobacterium sp. 9 DNA includes these proteins:
- a CDS encoding cation diffusion facilitator family transporter, producing the protein MTDEQKAVKATIFSIVGNTCLALIKGLAGFFGNSYALIADAIESTADIFSSCLVLFGIKYSNKPADENHPYGHGRAEPLITFLVVGFLITSATIIGYESIANIQTPHGLPKSWTLYILGAIIVWKEYSYRLVMKRSRETNSSSLAADAWHHRSDAITSIAAFIGISIALIMGKGYESADDWAALFAAFFILYNSYKIFRPALGEIMDENLNDDLVEEIRVVALTVEGILGTEKCFIRKAGMKYHVDLHAIVSAEISVKVGHDLSHKLQDKLKEKIPQLGNVLIHIEPDDYH; encoded by the coding sequence ATGACAGATGAACAAAAAGCTGTAAAAGCTACTATATTCAGTATAGTTGGAAACACCTGCTTAGCCTTGATAAAAGGCTTGGCAGGTTTTTTTGGCAATTCTTACGCCTTAATTGCAGATGCGATAGAATCGACTGCAGATATATTTTCGTCCTGTTTGGTTTTATTCGGAATCAAGTATTCTAATAAACCTGCAGATGAAAATCATCCTTATGGACACGGACGTGCAGAACCTTTAATTACTTTTTTGGTTGTTGGATTTTTAATTACTTCAGCAACTATTATTGGTTATGAAAGTATTGCCAACATTCAAACACCACACGGATTACCAAAATCATGGACTTTATATATTCTGGGCGCAATTATTGTCTGGAAAGAATATTCATATCGTTTGGTAATGAAACGTAGCAGAGAGACTAATAGTTCTTCCCTTGCAGCAGATGCCTGGCACCATCGTAGTGATGCAATTACTTCGATAGCAGCATTTATCGGGATTTCGATCGCGCTGATTATGGGCAAAGGTTATGAATCTGCAGATGATTGGGCGGCACTTTTTGCTGCTTTTTTTATCTTATATAATAGCTATAAAATATTCAGACCTGCGCTTGGCGAAATCATGGATGAGAATTTAAATGATGATTTGGTCGAAGAAATTAGAGTGGTCGCCTTGACAGTTGAAGGTATTCTGGGAACCGAGAAATGTTTTATTCGTAAAGCGGGAATGAAATATCATGTTGATCTTCACGCTATAGTTTCAGCCGAAATATCAGTGAAAGTAGGACACGATTTGTCTCACAAACTTCAAGATAAATTAAAAGAAAAAATACCTCAATTAGGAAATGTCCTGATTCATATCGAGCCAGATGATTATCACTAA
- a CDS encoding porin family protein — MKRIILAAMAVMVFGFANAQKTRFGVKGGLNISTVVGGDVDDTKSLIGFHVGGFAEIHVVEKFFIQPELLFSTQGTKVEGPFGNDGDVKLNYLNIPVLAKYYFIENKFSVEAGPQLGILLSAKAEGDDIKDFTRSTDLGFNIGAGYNFTDNLSVGLRYTIGLSPLSDKDIDNADDYYDSAKNSNLALSLAYKF; from the coding sequence ATGAAAAGAATTATTTTAGCTGCAATGGCAGTAATGGTATTTGGCTTTGCTAATGCACAAAAAACTAGATTTGGAGTAAAAGGAGGTTTAAATATTTCAACTGTAGTTGGAGGAGATGTTGATGATACTAAATCTTTGATAGGTTTCCACGTTGGAGGTTTTGCAGAAATTCATGTTGTTGAGAAATTTTTTATTCAACCAGAACTTTTGTTTTCTACTCAAGGTACTAAAGTTGAAGGTCCTTTTGGAAATGATGGTGATGTCAAACTGAATTATTTGAATATTCCAGTATTGGCGAAGTATTATTTTATTGAAAATAAATTTAGTGTTGAAGCGGGTCCACAATTAGGTATTTTATTGTCAGCAAAAGCAGAAGGTGACGATATTAAAGATTTTACCAGATCAACAGATCTTGGCTTTAATATAGGAGCTGGATATAATTTTACTGATAATCTTTCAGTAGGTCTTCGCTATACTATCGGTTTATCTCCTCTTTCTGATAAAGATATCGATAATGCAGATGATTATTATGATAGTGCAAAAAATAGTAACCTAGCGTTATCTCTAGCGTATAAATTCTAA
- a CDS encoding DUF4290 domain-containing protein: protein MNEKYKKEVANDVVFNLEYNSERQRLIIPEYGRHLQKLIDQATHIEDAETRNKAAKYIIQVMGSLNPHLRDVPDFQHKLWDQLFIMSDFKLDVESPYPIPSRDVLQLKPDVLQYPQNFPKYRFYGNNIKYMIDVANKWQEGEMKNALVLVIANHMKKSYLSWNKDTVKDDVIFEHLYELSGGKINLLQSTEELLNTTDLLRTNKRMSNKITPPGQPKIQSNKNNKGPGKPKPFQKNNQK, encoded by the coding sequence ATGAACGAAAAATATAAAAAAGAAGTCGCGAATGATGTTGTTTTTAATTTAGAATATAATTCTGAAAGACAACGTTTAATCATTCCAGAATATGGTCGTCATTTGCAAAAACTGATCGATCAGGCTACTCATATTGAAGATGCTGAAACGCGCAACAAAGCTGCGAAATACATCATTCAGGTTATGGGAAGTTTGAATCCTCATTTGCGTGATGTGCCGGATTTTCAACACAAATTATGGGATCAGCTTTTTATTATGTCTGATTTTAAATTAGATGTAGAATCTCCATATCCAATTCCGTCTCGTGATGTATTGCAGCTAAAACCAGATGTATTACAATATCCACAAAACTTCCCTAAATACAGATTTTATGGTAATAACATCAAATATATGATTGATGTTGCCAATAAATGGCAGGAAGGCGAAATGAAAAATGCATTGGTATTGGTAATCGCCAATCATATGAAAAAGTCCTATTTAAGCTGGAATAAAGACACGGTAAAAGACGATGTTATTTTTGAACATTTATATGAATTGTCTGGAGGAAAAATCAATTTGTTGCAAAGCACAGAAGAGCTTTTAAACACAACTGATTTATTGCGTACAAACAAACGTATGTCAAACAAAATTACACCACCGGGACAACCGAAAATTCAAAGTAACAAAAACAATAAAGGTCCGGGGAAACCAAAACCTTTTCAGAAAAATAATCAAAAGTAA
- a CDS encoding porin family protein — protein sequence MKRIILAAMAVMVFGFVNAQKTRFGVKGGLNVTTFAEGYNYNAKSLVGFQVGGFAEIKVIERLAIQPEVLFSTQGAKQELGMTKFDSKLNYINVPVLAKFYITKQFTVEAGPQLGFLVSAKQDGHDAKDGYKSVDTGFNFGAGYNFTDNVSVNLRYTLGLSNIGDYDAKDFNEYIDSPKNSVLALTLGYKF from the coding sequence ATGAAAAGAATTATTTTAGCTGCAATGGCAGTAATGGTATTTGGATTTGTTAATGCACAAAAAACTAGATTTGGAGTAAAAGGAGGTCTTAACGTTACGACTTTTGCCGAGGGATATAATTATAATGCTAAATCTTTAGTTGGTTTTCAGGTTGGAGGTTTTGCTGAAATTAAAGTTATTGAAAGATTGGCTATTCAACCAGAGGTTTTATTTTCTACTCAAGGCGCTAAACAGGAATTAGGTATGACTAAGTTTGATAGTAAATTGAATTACATAAATGTTCCAGTTTTGGCTAAATTTTATATCACAAAACAATTTACAGTTGAAGCAGGTCCACAATTAGGATTTTTAGTATCAGCGAAACAAGATGGTCACGATGCAAAAGACGGTTATAAGTCTGTAGACACAGGATTCAATTTTGGTGCAGGATATAATTTTACTGATAATGTTTCTGTGAATCTTCGTTATACTTTAGGTTTATCAAATATTGGAGATTATGATGCTAAAGATTTTAATGAATATATTGATAGTCCAAAAAACAGTGTTTTAGCTTTAACATTAGGATATAAGTTCTAA
- a CDS encoding porin family protein encodes MKRIILTIVVCIVFGFANAQSTRFGIKAGLNVSNFTGYEEDVKSLIGFHVGGFAEIKVAKKFAIQPEFLFSTQGTTIEGFDGDSNTTVKVNYLNIPVLAKYYITDAFSVEAGPQIGFLLSAKARGEDISDLYKSTDFGFNLGCGYNFTEDISVGVRYTIGLTDVNDNSDESQYPDLYNASFKNSNFALSLAYKF; translated from the coding sequence ATGAAAAGAATTATTTTGACAATTGTGGTATGTATAGTATTTGGATTTGCTAACGCTCAGTCAACTAGATTTGGAATAAAAGCCGGACTGAATGTCTCAAACTTTACAGGTTATGAGGAAGATGTTAAGTCTTTAATTGGTTTTCATGTTGGAGGTTTTGCAGAAATAAAGGTTGCTAAAAAATTTGCAATTCAGCCTGAATTTCTGTTTTCTACACAAGGAACAACAATTGAAGGTTTCGACGGAGATTCTAATACTACCGTCAAAGTGAATTATTTAAATATTCCGGTTTTAGCTAAATATTACATAACAGATGCATTTTCTGTTGAAGCGGGACCGCAAATTGGTTTTTTACTATCGGCAAAAGCCAGAGGCGAAGACATTAGTGATCTTTATAAATCAACAGATTTTGGTTTCAATTTAGGATGTGGATATAATTTTACAGAAGATATCTCTGTAGGCGTGCGTTACACAATTGGTTTAACAGATGTTAATGATAATTCTGATGAATCTCAATATCCTGATTTGTATAATGCAAGTTTTAAAAACAGTAATTTTGCATTGTCTTTGGCGTACAAATTCTAG
- the aroQ gene encoding type II 3-dehydroquinate dehydratase, whose product MKICIINGPNLNLLGKREPEVYGSQTFEDYFETLKQKYPNIELSYYQSNIEGELIGKIQECGFTFDGIILNAGAYTHTSIGLGDAIKAVTTPVIEVHISNTYARESFRHQSYLSGNAKGVILGFGLKSYDLAIQSFL is encoded by the coding sequence ATGAAAATCTGCATTATCAACGGACCCAATTTGAATCTTTTAGGAAAAAGAGAACCAGAAGTTTACGGAAGCCAAACCTTTGAAGATTACTTTGAAACGTTGAAGCAAAAATACCCAAACATCGAACTTTCCTATTATCAAAGCAATATTGAAGGCGAATTGATAGGAAAAATTCAGGAATGCGGTTTTACTTTTGATGGTATTATTCTAAATGCAGGCGCCTACACGCATACTTCTATAGGTTTAGGCGATGCTATAAAAGCGGTTACAACTCCGGTTATCGAAGTTCATATTTCGAATACTTATGCACGCGAAAGTTTCAGACATCAATCTTATTTGTCCGGAAATGCAAAAGGTGTTATTTTAGGTTTCGGTTTAAAAAGTTATGATTTAGCAATTCAATCTTTCTTGTAA
- a CDS encoding porin family protein has translation MKKIILAAVLFIATSATIQAQFVQIGVKAGVNFANQTGGSSFNGISVDKEGITSYHAGLVAELKLLEKFSIQPELLYTTQGATYKNAVSEFKNEMGYIAIPVMAKIYMTKSLSLELGPQASFLVSNKKEFDVADPKTFDFSLNAGLGLKVVGGLFVQARYGIGLTEISKEADYKNSVFQLSAGYMF, from the coding sequence ATGAAAAAAATAATTTTAGCAGCTGTATTGTTCATCGCAACATCAGCTACAATCCAAGCACAATTTGTACAAATCGGGGTTAAAGCGGGGGTTAACTTTGCTAACCAAACAGGAGGTTCTAGTTTTAATGGAATTTCTGTAGACAAAGAAGGAATTACAAGTTACCATGCAGGTCTTGTTGCAGAACTTAAATTATTAGAAAAATTCTCGATCCAGCCAGAACTTTTGTATACTACACAAGGAGCAACTTATAAAAATGCTGTTTCAGAATTTAAAAATGAAATGGGTTATATCGCTATTCCAGTAATGGCAAAAATCTATATGACTAAATCACTTAGCTTAGAACTTGGACCACAGGCTTCATTCCTGGTAAGCAATAAAAAAGAATTTGATGTTGCAGATCCAAAAACATTTGACTTCTCTCTTAATGCAGGTCTTGGACTAAAAGTAGTTGGAGGTCTTTTTGTTCAAGCTCGTTACGGAATAGGTTTGACAGAAATTTCAAAAGAAGCTGACTATAAGAACTCTGTATTCCAACTTTCAGCTGGATATATGTTCTAA
- a CDS encoding DUF5686 and carboxypeptidase regulatory-like domain-containing protein has protein sequence MRNFILSAFLFFSISNFAQIKGTITDDKGNPLPFVSVFEENTYTGTTSNEQGKYQLNVKEIGKNKIVFQYLGFKTQKSTVSSDSKTVTLNIVMQEESFALNEVVIDPKNNPANAIIKSAIANKKDNSEKTARYIADFYSKGMFKIKDLPKKIMGMKVDIGDEMASNLDSTGTGILYLSETISKISFEKPGKLKEKIIASKISGNNKGFSYNTATLSTYDFYDNTLEFNINLISPIADNAFNYYKYKLEGTFFDDNNQQIYKIKVTPKRDKEPVFEGYIYIVDDSFAIYAVDLDIKGYRMKNEFTEVMNLKQSFSYNVKNKIWSKNAQTLSFNAGAFGVKFSGKFNYVYSNYEFPASFEKKTFGNEIVAFETDANKKDDAFWNQIRPIPLTIEESNDYTKKDSLQTIRKSQKYTDSIDAKNNKFKVTDIIMGYEYKNTFKKHSFEYKGLLNLSSLSFNTVQGFNLDSGFSFKKWNEEKGTSTSISTTFNYGFSDERFRVTGEFSHKFNNINYATIWASGGTKVAQFNSAQPISNFVNSISSLFFKDNYMKLYNLEFAQINYSQDVANGVNLNAKVGYEQRKPLFNTTDYSFFKRDDIYSSNNPLAPNDFVTPAFDPHHLFKAALSARINFGNKYISRPDGRYNFKNDKYPTLFLAFEKAFAASEKKYEFVRIGASVQYDLSLGNKGILGMNFRGGKFFNAENISFIDYRHFNGNQTHIGTTDRYLNVFNLMPYYANSTNDSYFEMHLEHNDTGFIMNKIPLLNLLKSTMNLGFHSLAIPDRKPYSEFTVGLDNLGFGKFKFFRVDYVHSYQGGIQQNGVVFGLKILNVLD, from the coding sequence ATGAGAAACTTTATTTTATCAGCCTTTTTATTTTTTTCGATTTCAAACTTTGCACAAATCAAAGGAACAATAACCGACGATAAAGGAAATCCATTGCCTTTTGTTTCAGTTTTTGAAGAAAACACTTATACCGGAACAACTTCTAACGAACAGGGAAAATATCAACTGAATGTAAAAGAGATTGGTAAAAACAAAATAGTTTTTCAATACCTGGGTTTTAAAACTCAAAAATCAACCGTTTCGTCAGATTCAAAAACAGTTACATTGAACATTGTAATGCAGGAAGAAAGCTTTGCATTAAATGAAGTCGTAATTGATCCCAAAAATAATCCTGCCAACGCAATTATAAAAAGTGCAATAGCAAACAAAAAAGACAATTCTGAAAAAACGGCACGATACATCGCTGATTTTTATTCGAAAGGAATGTTCAAGATAAAAGATCTTCCTAAGAAAATAATGGGAATGAAAGTAGATATCGGCGACGAAATGGCTTCAAATTTAGATTCAACCGGAACAGGTATTTTATATTTATCAGAGACAATTTCTAAGATATCTTTTGAAAAACCCGGAAAACTAAAAGAGAAAATCATTGCTTCTAAAATTTCTGGAAACAATAAAGGATTCAGTTATAATACTGCCACTTTATCTACTTATGATTTCTATGACAACACATTAGAATTCAACATTAACCTCATCTCTCCTATCGCTGATAATGCCTTCAATTACTACAAATACAAACTTGAAGGAACTTTTTTTGACGATAATAATCAACAGATTTATAAAATAAAAGTAACACCAAAACGCGATAAAGAACCAGTTTTCGAAGGTTACATTTACATTGTTGATGATAGTTTTGCAATTTATGCTGTCGATTTAGACATAAAAGGTTATCGAATGAAAAACGAATTTACTGAAGTAATGAATCTAAAACAGAGCTTTAGTTATAATGTAAAAAATAAAATCTGGTCAAAAAACGCTCAAACTCTTTCTTTTAATGCAGGTGCTTTTGGAGTAAAGTTCTCCGGAAAATTCAATTATGTTTATTCGAATTATGAATTTCCGGCTTCTTTCGAAAAGAAAACTTTTGGAAATGAAATCGTAGCTTTTGAAACTGACGCAAATAAAAAAGATGATGCTTTTTGGAATCAAATCCGTCCAATTCCTTTGACAATTGAGGAAAGCAATGATTATACTAAAAAAGACAGCTTACAAACCATTAGAAAATCCCAGAAATACACTGATTCGATAGATGCCAAAAACAATAAGTTTAAAGTTACGGACATCATAATGGGTTATGAATATAAAAATACTTTCAAGAAACACTCTTTTGAATATAAAGGTTTATTGAATCTTTCGTCTTTAAGTTTTAATACCGTTCAAGGATTTAATCTTGATTCTGGTTTTTCATTTAAAAAATGGAATGAAGAAAAAGGAACATCTACTTCTATAAGTACAACTTTTAATTACGGTTTCTCTGATGAGCGTTTTCGTGTTACGGGCGAGTTCAGTCACAAATTCAATAATATAAATTATGCTACAATTTGGGCTTCAGGCGGAACAAAAGTCGCTCAATTTAATAGTGCTCAACCAATAAGCAACTTTGTCAATTCTATAAGTTCATTGTTTTTCAAAGACAATTACATGAAACTTTACAATTTAGAATTTGCTCAGATCAATTATTCGCAAGACGTTGCAAACGGAGTAAATTTGAATGCTAAAGTTGGTTATGAGCAGCGAAAACCTCTTTTTAATACTACGGATTATTCGTTCTTTAAAAGAGACGATATCTATTCTTCAAACAATCCGTTGGCTCCAAATGACTTTGTAACTCCGGCTTTTGATCCGCATCACTTGTTTAAAGCAGCTTTATCGGCGCGAATTAATTTTGGAAATAAATATATTTCTCGTCCTGACGGAAGATATAATTTTAAAAATGATAAATATCCAACGCTCTTTTTAGCTTTTGAAAAAGCTTTTGCCGCTAGTGAGAAAAAATATGAATTCGTAAGAATTGGCGCTTCTGTTCAATATGACTTATCGTTAGGAAATAAAGGAATTCTTGGAATGAATTTTAGAGGTGGAAAATTCTTCAATGCCGAAAATATTTCTTTCATAGATTACAGACATTTTAACGGAAACCAGACTCATATTGGAACAACTGATCGTTATCTGAATGTTTTTAACTTAATGCCATATTATGCCAATAGTACAAATGACAGCTATTTTGAAATGCATTTAGAGCACAACGACACGGGATTTATTATGAATAAAATTCCGTTGTTGAATCTCTTGAAATCTACAATGAATTTAGGATTTCATTCCCTTGCTATTCCAGACAGAAAGCCCTATTCTGAATTTACTGTTGGTTTGGATAATCTGGGTTTTGGAAAGTTTAAATTCTTCAGAGTAGATTATGTTCATTCTTATCAAGGCGGAATCCAACAAAATGGCGTTGTGTTTGGCTTGAAGATTTTGAATGTGTTAGATTAA
- the murA gene encoding UDP-N-acetylglucosamine 1-carboxyvinyltransferase has protein sequence MGIFKIEGGTPLKGEITPQGAKNEALQILCAVLLTGDKVKINNIPDIIDINKLITLLGNLGVKIQRNEPGSITFQADEVNVGYLETEAFKKEGGALRGSIMIVGPLLARFGKGYIPKPGGDKIGRRRLDTHFEGFINLGAKFRYNREDHFYGVESPEGGLTGTDMLLDEASVTGTANIVMAAVLAKGTTTVYNAACEPYLQQLCKMLNSMGAKITGVGSNLLTIEGVESLGGCEHTILPDMIEIGSWIGLAAMTKSEITIKNVSWENLGLIPNTFRKLGITIEKRGDDIYIPAHKDGYEVKTDIDGSILTIADAPWPGFTPDLLSIVLVVATQAKGDVLIHQKMFESRLFFVDKLIDMGAKIMLCDPHRAVVMGHNFESQLKATTMSSPDIRAGISLLIAALSAKGTSTIQNIEQIDRGYERIDERLRAIGAKIVRA, from the coding sequence ATGGGAATTTTTAAAATCGAAGGAGGAACTCCTTTAAAAGGAGAAATCACTCCGCAAGGAGCAAAAAATGAGGCGTTACAAATTTTATGCGCCGTGCTTCTAACGGGGGATAAAGTGAAAATTAATAATATTCCCGATATTATTGACATCAATAAATTAATCACATTGTTGGGTAATTTAGGAGTAAAAATTCAACGCAATGAACCGGGTTCGATTACGTTTCAGGCAGATGAAGTTAATGTTGGATATTTAGAAACCGAAGCTTTCAAAAAAGAAGGTGGAGCGCTTCGTGGTTCTATTATGATTGTTGGACCATTATTGGCACGTTTCGGAAAAGGATATATTCCAAAACCGGGAGGAGATAAAATTGGTCGTCGTAGATTAGACACACACTTTGAAGGTTTTATTAACCTTGGAGCAAAATTCAGATACAATAGAGAAGATCACTTTTACGGAGTAGAATCTCCAGAAGGCGGACTTACAGGAACAGATATGTTGCTTGATGAAGCATCAGTTACCGGAACAGCAAACATTGTTATGGCTGCAGTTTTGGCAAAAGGAACAACAACAGTTTACAATGCAGCTTGCGAGCCTTACTTGCAACAATTGTGTAAAATGTTGAACTCTATGGGAGCTAAAATCACCGGAGTTGGTTCAAATTTATTGACTATCGAAGGTGTTGAAAGCCTTGGAGGTTGCGAGCACACAATTCTTCCAGATATGATCGAAATTGGTTCTTGGATTGGTCTTGCGGCTATGACAAAAAGCGAAATCACGATCAAAAATGTAAGTTGGGAAAACTTAGGTTTGATTCCAAATACATTTAGAAAATTAGGTATTACGATCGAGAAACGCGGAGATGATATTTACATTCCTGCTCACAAAGACGGTTACGAAGTAAAAACTGATATTGATGGTTCTATCTTAACAATTGCAGATGCACCTTGGCCAGGATTTACGCCTGACTTATTGAGTATCGTTTTGGTTGTGGCAACACAAGCAAAAGGTGATGTTTTGATTCACCAAAAAATGTTCGAAAGCCGTTTGTTTTTCGTAGATAAATTAATTGATATGGGAGCAAAAATTATGTTATGTGATCCGCACAGAGCTGTGGTTATGGGACATAATTTCGAATCTCAACTAAAAGCAACAACAATGTCATCACCGGATATTCGCGCTGGTATTTCATTATTAATTGCAGCACTTTCAGCAAAAGGAACAAGTACAATTCAAAATATAGAACAAATTGACCGTGGATACGAGCGTATCGACGAACGTTTAAGAGCAATTGGTGCAAAAATCGTGAGAGCGTAA
- a CDS encoding DUF493 family protein, translating to MENDKEKNTAEFYERLKVELDNSNTWPAEYLYKFIVPTVDDNVERVEKAFDSMGAVIKTTKSKTGKFTSVSVDVTMHSADEVIGKYKEVSTIEGIVSL from the coding sequence ATGGAGAACGATAAAGAAAAAAACACCGCCGAATTTTACGAAAGATTAAAGGTTGAGTTAGATAATTCAAATACTTGGCCAGCAGAATACTTGTATAAATTCATTGTGCCTACAGTAGACGATAATGTAGAGCGAGTTGAAAAAGCTTTTGACAGCATGGGCGCGGTTATTAAAACTACAAAATCGAAAACAGGTAAATTTACCAGTGTTTCTGTAGATGTTACCATGCATAGTGCTGACGAAGTGATTGGCAAATACAAAGAAGTTTCTACCATAGAAGGTATAGTTTCATTATAA